DNA sequence from the Methanobacterium petrolearium genome:
CCATCAAGCCTGGGAAGAACTGATTATGTTCGCTCTAAAATTGAAGGTGAACTGGTCCATCCCCTGAAGATCAAAGGTTCTGGGATCATAAGAACAATGGTGGAATCAGATTCTTACATCATAATACCCGAGAATCAGGAAGGAATTTTTAAAGGAGAAGATTGTGTGGTTCTCCCCTATCAATCACTAAAAGCTTAAATCATCAAGATTAATAGTTTAATGAAAAGGTGATCTTGTTTGAACGTTTTATGGTACTACGTTATTTTAATTGTCATCATCTATATTTTAGCCGTGTTATTCAGGGATAGATTGAAAGTTGACGTTTATGGACCTATCCTCATGAGAAGAACCAAAAAAATGAGGGGATGGATAGATTCCATAGCCAACCTCTCCCCCCGGTTCTGGCGCTGGAGCATGAACATAGGAATTCCAATTGCAGTCATGGCCATGGCTTTCATGGTGTATACCATCATAATGTCCTTGCAATACATGTTTGAAGCTCCCGCCGCTGCACTCCTATTACCCGGGGTGGATATACCAGGATCACCTGTCTTCATACCTCTTGTTTCAGGCATTATTGCCTTAATATTGCTCATGGTTGTTCATGAGTTCGGACATGGAATCCTGGCCAGAGTGGACGGAGTTAGAATTAAATCTATTGGTGTTATTCTACTTGCAATCCTGCCGGGAGCTTTCGTGGAACTTGAGGAGGAAGATGTTGAAAAGGCAAAAAGATCTGTTAAACTCCGAATATATGCTGCGGGTTCTATTTTTAACATGGCGCTGGCAGTGATTGCGCTGGTTATTGTAATGGTTATATCTTCATTTTTTATACCATATGCCTTCGAATACGAGGGTATTAAAATTACCAGTGTGACCTCTGGTGGCCCTGCAGAAGGTGTGCTTCAAGAGGGGATGATTGTCAGCAGCATTAATGGCTATCCGGTTAATACTAAGGACGAATATACTGATCTGGTATTAAACAAAACAAAACCTGGAGATAAATTGACCTATGTGACTGATCAGGGCACTTATACCATTACATCAACTGGACAGCTTAGTAATGAGTCCATCACCTATCCTGGATTTCGAAGTGAAACATATTTTGTGGTTAAACCAGAAGTTTCCCGTATCTATGGAGACATACTTCCCTGGTTCTTATATAATGTTGCGGATATTGGTCAATGGGTTTATGCATTGAATTTAATGGTGGGATTGTTCAACCTCCTACCTATAAAACCCCTGGATGGAGGAATAATATTCGAAGAACTGCTGGGATATAAACTACCAGAAAAATTCGTAACCAAAATAGTTTCAAGCGTTTCTATCGTCCTGGTTGGAATTGTGGCCTTTATAATCATATACAGCATAGTTCCAGGGATAATACAAATGGTTCCAGGGATAATACAAATGATTTAAACTAATAAATCCCCTATTTTTTTATTTCCAGTACCAACTTATTGTTTCGTAGTTATCTGCTTTTTTTTACAATTAAAACAGATATCAGAACCCCTTTTGTTTGGATCCCGGTTTGTTTTGAAAATTTTACCACAAATCTTACACTGTGTTTTTCGAAGAAGTGTAGGTGGCTTGGTTACCGCTGGTTCCTGGCACTGGCAGGTAACTCCAACCATTACTTTATTTTCTTTTTTGCTCCTTTTTTTGGCCATTATAACCAATCCCAGATAAAATATAATTCAGAATTCTGATGAGTATATGTTGTAAATTAAGAATTGTGGTAAGTATATGTTGCAAATAAATGTTAAGTGTAATTAAAATTACAAAAGAAAGGAGGAAGGGTTTTACCCATCCTCCTTGGGGGCGGTAAAAAAGAAGTTTTTTATCCCAAATATTCACCAAATACATGTTAAACTTTAGACACCTTATTGAGTCGTATTTGGTGTCCGAATCCGTCTTGTTTCTTGGTTATTCTGAATCTGTATCCAGTGGCTTCTTCCATGGCCATGGCCGCGGTGTTGGTATAGGGGCAGGTGGTGATTAACACTCCACGACTTTCCAGCTGACTGCACACCGGGAAAAAACGGCAATTTTTCACTTTAAGGTCGACTTCATCCTCAAAAGTGGAGTATTCTATATCTCCTGCCATGTGGTGTGTGTCCACAAAGTAGCTGCGAACTGATTGTAGGGATGTTTCTTCATCATCAAAATTGAATCCCTTTGATTTAAGCTCTTGGAGAAATGTTCGGCCTATCTGGCGGGTTACAGAATAGGAACCTTTTCCCGCTATGGTCCAAAGGCCCTGAGTAAGCCCCAATACCATTATCAGAAGAGGATCTTTACCTGTAGGGCGGTTGATCTTTTCTCCCATGGGTTGGAAAATCGATTTATCAATACCACATCTTGGACAGACCCAGTCTTCAGGAAGGTCTTCGAAGGTGGTTCGGGGTTCTATCCCTGCTTCAGGATCTCCTTTTTCTGGTTGGTAGATGTAATGGCAGATTTCACACTGATAGTTCACTTTTTGTCTCCTTGCAATGAAAGGTGGTGGGAGAAATTTAGAAGTATCTCTCCAGAATTCCTTTAAGCATTTTTGCGTGGCGGGCTTCATCACGGGAACTTTCATCGAAGAAGTCATGGGCTGGATCATTGTCACATTCTTTGGCCTTTTTGGCTGCGGCTTTTTTCTCGTTGTTGGCCATGGTTTCTCCTTCCAGCATCATTTCCAGGTTTTCCTTGAGGCTGGGTTTAATTATTTGATTCATCTCTGCAAAATGGGATGCATGCTCTGCTTCTTCCCATGCGATGGTTTTTAGAACTTCTGCCACTTCAGGTAGTCCTTCTCTCTGTGCTAATCTGGCCATTGCCAGGTACATTCCTACTTCCTGTGTTTCCCCATTGAAATTGGCCTGTACTGCTTTTTCCAGGTCAGTTCCTTTACAAATTCCCATTTCATGTTCATTTATCAATTCCATTTTTGAATCCTCCACTTCTACATTATGTTTTTCATTTTTAAATCATGCTCATTTTGTTAATTAAAACATTACAGAGTTTTAATCTCTTGAGCCAGTTTCCTACCTGCCTCAAAGCATTTATCCAGTTCGTCTGAGTCTGGAACATAATATACTTCATATTCTTCCTTCACATTGAATCCACATTCTTTGAGATCCTTGGCTAATGTTTCAGGTGCTCCTCCCTGACCGCCCATGGAACCAAAAGTGAATGCCAATCTTTCTCTACCTGTTCTGTTGAATCTTAATCCTCGAAGATAATATATCAGGTCTCCCACACTGGGGTACGGTTCATCATAGATAGTTGGTGCTCCCAGGGCTATGGCTTTACTGTCCAGGATGTCTTTTACGATTTCACTCCTTTCATCTTCGTGGAGGTAGTACATTACCACATCCACTCCTTCGCTCATGACTCCTTCTGCTACGGCGTGTGCCATTTTCTGGGTTGATTGGTGCATGGTATCATATATGATGGTGATTTTATCAGGACACTCCCCAGTAGCCCAGGCACTGTAGGCTCCAATGACCTTCATGGGATCCGTCCATATCTGG
Encoded proteins:
- a CDS encoding site-2 protease family protein, which gives rise to MNVLWYYVILIVIIYILAVLFRDRLKVDVYGPILMRRTKKMRGWIDSIANLSPRFWRWSMNIGIPIAVMAMAFMVYTIIMSLQYMFEAPAAALLLPGVDIPGSPVFIPLVSGIIALILLMVVHEFGHGILARVDGVRIKSIGVILLAILPGAFVELEEEDVEKAKRSVKLRIYAAGSIFNMALAVIALVIVMVISSFFIPYAFEYEGIKITSVTSGGPAEGVLQEGMIVSSINGYPVNTKDEYTDLVLNKTKPGDKLTYVTDQGTYTITSTGQLSNESITYPGFRSETYFVVKPEVSRIYGDILPWFLYNVADIGQWVYALNLMVGLFNLLPIKPLDGGIIFEELLGYKLPEKFVTKIVSSVSIVLVGIVAFIIIYSIVPGIIQMVPGIIQMI
- a CDS encoding ferritin-like domain-containing protein, producing MELINEHEMGICKGTDLEKAVQANFNGETQEVGMYLAMARLAQREGLPEVAEVLKTIAWEEAEHASHFAEMNQIIKPSLKENLEMMLEGETMANNEKKAAAKKAKECDNDPAHDFFDESSRDEARHAKMLKGILERYF
- a CDS encoding rubredoxin: MNYQCEICHYIYQPEKGDPEAGIEPRTTFEDLPEDWVCPRCGIDKSIFQPMGEKINRPTGKDPLLIMVLGLTQGLWTIAGKGSYSVTRQIGRTFLQELKSKGFNFDDEETSLQSVRSYFVDTHHMAGDIEYSTFEDEVDLKVKNCRFFPVCSQLESRGVLITTCPYTNTAAMAMEEATGYRFRITKKQDGFGHQIRLNKVSKV